One Podarcis raffonei isolate rPodRaf1 chromosome 3, rPodRaf1.pri, whole genome shotgun sequence genomic region harbors:
- the LOC128410571 gene encoding uncharacterized protein LOC128410571 isoform X2 codes for MGQLCTKCVQLLCDLALSVKTLSSGLVQDIQECLGQIHECPCLKRKNFKTKQLYKPALQTQEEEIAQEFLQHIERGFEMSPLGKVSLEALRTLAFSENPGLQKSAALYYLSINHQNLNIQLPREHLEIYYALLKSNDLEVQQISSSSLVNFLLEGNVTKDHVVQMDLIEPILELLESEDATVQCNSCACIMTLAVTDVSHEAIAAAGGVVPLLALSKSYDPRVQQNAVGAIFNLTQSEWIQQILFRQGALPVLTLLLQSPDSEVQYYSCAALSNMATNSQHHKAMLQTGDRFLLRMLLFLLSSSVDKVSNQACVCLRNLAASESGQTSIVALEIPSHLLPLLASNRKDIQHNSIILLRILSQHPDNQDALMCDELLQAVGNLLLAWKMDPVIVGHAACFIKNLSLSRSIERVIESPCIEGLFQAVQSVDFLEEESLHCVMSCLVDLMKHEGATVCMLELVDDSVVCSLATLAGQVEQAELSFHAALVIKHLLQHKEVVSLLKSHMSKVQQYLIKYLIHQENRFQHLSISTLCILQKDAEFSSAFNQCQLKKHLDQVRQQTAETQELLSIAVRHMDT; via the exons ATGGGTCAGCTGTGTACAAAGTGTGTCCAGTTGCTTTGTGACTTGGCTCTCTCAGTAAAAACACTGTCTTCGGGTCTGGTGCAGGATATTCAGGAGTGCTTGGGTCAGATCCATGAGTGCCCCTGTCTGAAACGGAAAAACTTTAAAACAAAGCAGCTATACAAGCCTGCCCTTCAGACCCAGGAAGAGGAGATTGCTCAGGAGTTTCTGCAGCACATTGAAAGAG GTTTTGAAATGTCACCACTTGGCAAGGTCTCCCTAGAGGCTCTGAGGACCTTGGCGTTTTCAGAGAACCCCGGCTTGCAAAAGTCTGCTGCTCTCTATTACTTGAGCATAAATCATCAAAACT TGAACATCCAGCTGCCTCGAGAGCATCTGGAAATATACTATGCTTTGTTGAAGTCTAATGACTTGGAGGTTCAGCAGATTTCATCGTCGTCCCTTGTGAATTTCTTACTGGAAGGAAATG TAACCAAGGATCATGTCGTCCAAATGGATCTAATTGAGCCAATTCTGGAACTGCTTGAGTCTGAAGATGCCACAGTCCAGTGTAATTCCTGTGCCTGCATAATGACACTAGCTGTCACAG ATGTCAGCCATGAAGCcatcgcagcagcaggaggagtggTACCCTTACTGGCCCTTTCTAAATCCTATGATCCAAGAGTCCAACAAAATGCAGTTGGAGCAATTTTTAACCTCACACAATCAG AATGGATTCAGCAAATTTTGTTTCGACAAGGTGCTCTTCCAGTCCTCACCCTTTTGTTACAGTCCCCCGATTCGGAAGTACAG TATTATAGCTGTGCAGCTCTGAGCAACATGGCCACAAACTCGCAGCACCATAAAGCCATGCTCCAAACCGGTGATAGGTTTCTTCTGCGGATGCTTCTTTTCCTTCTGTCTTCATCTGTGGACAAG GTTTCCAACCAGGCTTGTGTCTGTCTCAGGAATTTAGCCGCGAGTG AGAGTGGTCAGACCAGCATTGTTGCTTTGGAGATCCCGTCCCACCTGCTCCCTCTCCTGGCATCTAACAGGAAAGACATTCAGCACAATTCCATCATTCTTCTCCGGATTTTATCCCAGCACCCAGACAACCAG GATGCACTGATGTGTGATGAACTGCTGCAGGCGGTAGGGAACCTGCTGCTCGCCTGGAAAATGGACCCAGTGATTGTAGGTCACGCTGCCTGCTTTATTAAAAATCTCAGCCTTTCCAGAAGCATAGAG AGAGTCATAGAAAGTCCATGCATTGAAGGACTTTTTCAAGCTGTCCAGAGTGTAGACTTTCTAGAAGAGGAATCTCTTCACTGTGTGATGTCTTGTCTTGTTGACCTGATGAAACATG AGGGAGCCACAGTGTGCATGCTGGAATTGGTGGATGACTCAGTGGTATGCAGTCTGGCAACACTGGCCGGCCAAGTGGAACAAGCAGAGCTTTCGTTCCACGCTGCCCTTGTGATCAAACACCTCCTACAGCACA AAGAGGTGGTGTCTTTGTTGAAATCTCATATGAGCAAGGTACAGCAATACCTCATCAAGTATCTTATTCACCAAGAGAATCGCTTTCAGCATCTGAGCATATCCACTCTCTGCATATTACAGAAAG ATGCAGAGTTTTCATCAGCATTCAACCAGTGCCAACTGAAGAAGCACCTTGACCAAGTCCGTCAACAAACTGCAGAAACACAGGAGCTTCTCAGTATTGCTGTCAGACATATGGACACCTGA
- the LOC128410571 gene encoding uncharacterized protein LOC128410571 isoform X3, whose amino-acid sequence MGQLCTKCVQLLCDLALSVKTLSSGLVQDIQECLGQIHECPCLKRKNFKTKQLYKPALQTQEEEIAQEFLQHIERGFEMSPLGKVSLEALRTLAFSENPGLQKSAALYYLSINHQNLNIQLPREHLEIYYALLKSNDLEVQQISSSSLVNFLLEGNVTKDHVVQMDLIEPILELLESEDATVQCNSCACIMTLAVTDVSHEAIAAAGGVVPLLALSKSYDPRVQQNAVGAIFNLTQSEWIQQILFRQGALPVLTLLLQSPDSEVQYYSCAALSNMATNSQHHKAMLQTGDRFLLRMLLFLLSSSVDKVKLWIMQVSNQACVCLRNLAASESGQTSIVALEIPSHLLPLLASNRKDIQHNSIILLRILSQHPDNQDALMCDELLQAVGNLLLAWKMDPVIVGHAACFIKNLSLSRSIERVIESPCIEGLFQAVQSVDFLEEESLHCVMSCLVDLMKHEGATVCMLELVDDSVVCSLATLAGQVEQAELSFHAALVIKHLLQHNAEFSSAFNQCQLKKHLDQVRQQTAETQELLSIAVRHMDT is encoded by the exons ATGGGTCAGCTGTGTACAAAGTGTGTCCAGTTGCTTTGTGACTTGGCTCTCTCAGTAAAAACACTGTCTTCGGGTCTGGTGCAGGATATTCAGGAGTGCTTGGGTCAGATCCATGAGTGCCCCTGTCTGAAACGGAAAAACTTTAAAACAAAGCAGCTATACAAGCCTGCCCTTCAGACCCAGGAAGAGGAGATTGCTCAGGAGTTTCTGCAGCACATTGAAAGAG GTTTTGAAATGTCACCACTTGGCAAGGTCTCCCTAGAGGCTCTGAGGACCTTGGCGTTTTCAGAGAACCCCGGCTTGCAAAAGTCTGCTGCTCTCTATTACTTGAGCATAAATCATCAAAACT TGAACATCCAGCTGCCTCGAGAGCATCTGGAAATATACTATGCTTTGTTGAAGTCTAATGACTTGGAGGTTCAGCAGATTTCATCGTCGTCCCTTGTGAATTTCTTACTGGAAGGAAATG TAACCAAGGATCATGTCGTCCAAATGGATCTAATTGAGCCAATTCTGGAACTGCTTGAGTCTGAAGATGCCACAGTCCAGTGTAATTCCTGTGCCTGCATAATGACACTAGCTGTCACAG ATGTCAGCCATGAAGCcatcgcagcagcaggaggagtggTACCCTTACTGGCCCTTTCTAAATCCTATGATCCAAGAGTCCAACAAAATGCAGTTGGAGCAATTTTTAACCTCACACAATCAG AATGGATTCAGCAAATTTTGTTTCGACAAGGTGCTCTTCCAGTCCTCACCCTTTTGTTACAGTCCCCCGATTCGGAAGTACAG TATTATAGCTGTGCAGCTCTGAGCAACATGGCCACAAACTCGCAGCACCATAAAGCCATGCTCCAAACCGGTGATAGGTTTCTTCTGCGGATGCTTCTTTTCCTTCTGTCTTCATCTGTGGACAAGGTAAAGCTGTGGATTATGCAG GTTTCCAACCAGGCTTGTGTCTGTCTCAGGAATTTAGCCGCGAGTG AGAGTGGTCAGACCAGCATTGTTGCTTTGGAGATCCCGTCCCACCTGCTCCCTCTCCTGGCATCTAACAGGAAAGACATTCAGCACAATTCCATCATTCTTCTCCGGATTTTATCCCAGCACCCAGACAACCAG GATGCACTGATGTGTGATGAACTGCTGCAGGCGGTAGGGAACCTGCTGCTCGCCTGGAAAATGGACCCAGTGATTGTAGGTCACGCTGCCTGCTTTATTAAAAATCTCAGCCTTTCCAGAAGCATAGAG AGAGTCATAGAAAGTCCATGCATTGAAGGACTTTTTCAAGCTGTCCAGAGTGTAGACTTTCTAGAAGAGGAATCTCTTCACTGTGTGATGTCTTGTCTTGTTGACCTGATGAAACATG AGGGAGCCACAGTGTGCATGCTGGAATTGGTGGATGACTCAGTGGTATGCAGTCTGGCAACACTGGCCGGCCAAGTGGAACAAGCAGAGCTTTCGTTCCACGCTGCCCTTGTGATCAAACACCTCCTACAGCACA ATGCAGAGTTTTCATCAGCATTCAACCAGTGCCAACTGAAGAAGCACCTTGACCAAGTCCGTCAACAAACTGCAGAAACACAGGAGCTTCTCAGTATTGCTGTCAGACATATGGACACCTGA
- the LOC128410571 gene encoding uncharacterized protein LOC128410571 isoform X1 yields MGQLCTKCVQLLCDLALSVKTLSSGLVQDIQECLGQIHECPCLKRKNFKTKQLYKPALQTQEEEIAQEFLQHIERGFEMSPLGKVSLEALRTLAFSENPGLQKSAALYYLSINHQNLNIQLPREHLEIYYALLKSNDLEVQQISSSSLVNFLLEGNVTKDHVVQMDLIEPILELLESEDATVQCNSCACIMTLAVTDVSHEAIAAAGGVVPLLALSKSYDPRVQQNAVGAIFNLTQSEWIQQILFRQGALPVLTLLLQSPDSEVQYYSCAALSNMATNSQHHKAMLQTGDRFLLRMLLFLLSSSVDKVKLWIMQVSNQACVCLRNLAASESGQTSIVALEIPSHLLPLLASNRKDIQHNSIILLRILSQHPDNQDALMCDELLQAVGNLLLAWKMDPVIVGHAACFIKNLSLSRSIERVIESPCIEGLFQAVQSVDFLEEESLHCVMSCLVDLMKHEGATVCMLELVDDSVVCSLATLAGQVEQAELSFHAALVIKHLLQHKEVVSLLKSHMSKVQQYLIKYLIHQENRFQHLSISTLCILQKDAEFSSAFNQCQLKKHLDQVRQQTAETQELLSIAVRHMDT; encoded by the exons ATGGGTCAGCTGTGTACAAAGTGTGTCCAGTTGCTTTGTGACTTGGCTCTCTCAGTAAAAACACTGTCTTCGGGTCTGGTGCAGGATATTCAGGAGTGCTTGGGTCAGATCCATGAGTGCCCCTGTCTGAAACGGAAAAACTTTAAAACAAAGCAGCTATACAAGCCTGCCCTTCAGACCCAGGAAGAGGAGATTGCTCAGGAGTTTCTGCAGCACATTGAAAGAG GTTTTGAAATGTCACCACTTGGCAAGGTCTCCCTAGAGGCTCTGAGGACCTTGGCGTTTTCAGAGAACCCCGGCTTGCAAAAGTCTGCTGCTCTCTATTACTTGAGCATAAATCATCAAAACT TGAACATCCAGCTGCCTCGAGAGCATCTGGAAATATACTATGCTTTGTTGAAGTCTAATGACTTGGAGGTTCAGCAGATTTCATCGTCGTCCCTTGTGAATTTCTTACTGGAAGGAAATG TAACCAAGGATCATGTCGTCCAAATGGATCTAATTGAGCCAATTCTGGAACTGCTTGAGTCTGAAGATGCCACAGTCCAGTGTAATTCCTGTGCCTGCATAATGACACTAGCTGTCACAG ATGTCAGCCATGAAGCcatcgcagcagcaggaggagtggTACCCTTACTGGCCCTTTCTAAATCCTATGATCCAAGAGTCCAACAAAATGCAGTTGGAGCAATTTTTAACCTCACACAATCAG AATGGATTCAGCAAATTTTGTTTCGACAAGGTGCTCTTCCAGTCCTCACCCTTTTGTTACAGTCCCCCGATTCGGAAGTACAG TATTATAGCTGTGCAGCTCTGAGCAACATGGCCACAAACTCGCAGCACCATAAAGCCATGCTCCAAACCGGTGATAGGTTTCTTCTGCGGATGCTTCTTTTCCTTCTGTCTTCATCTGTGGACAAGGTAAAGCTGTGGATTATGCAG GTTTCCAACCAGGCTTGTGTCTGTCTCAGGAATTTAGCCGCGAGTG AGAGTGGTCAGACCAGCATTGTTGCTTTGGAGATCCCGTCCCACCTGCTCCCTCTCCTGGCATCTAACAGGAAAGACATTCAGCACAATTCCATCATTCTTCTCCGGATTTTATCCCAGCACCCAGACAACCAG GATGCACTGATGTGTGATGAACTGCTGCAGGCGGTAGGGAACCTGCTGCTCGCCTGGAAAATGGACCCAGTGATTGTAGGTCACGCTGCCTGCTTTATTAAAAATCTCAGCCTTTCCAGAAGCATAGAG AGAGTCATAGAAAGTCCATGCATTGAAGGACTTTTTCAAGCTGTCCAGAGTGTAGACTTTCTAGAAGAGGAATCTCTTCACTGTGTGATGTCTTGTCTTGTTGACCTGATGAAACATG AGGGAGCCACAGTGTGCATGCTGGAATTGGTGGATGACTCAGTGGTATGCAGTCTGGCAACACTGGCCGGCCAAGTGGAACAAGCAGAGCTTTCGTTCCACGCTGCCCTTGTGATCAAACACCTCCTACAGCACA AAGAGGTGGTGTCTTTGTTGAAATCTCATATGAGCAAGGTACAGCAATACCTCATCAAGTATCTTATTCACCAAGAGAATCGCTTTCAGCATCTGAGCATATCCACTCTCTGCATATTACAGAAAG ATGCAGAGTTTTCATCAGCATTCAACCAGTGCCAACTGAAGAAGCACCTTGACCAAGTCCGTCAACAAACTGCAGAAACACAGGAGCTTCTCAGTATTGCTGTCAGACATATGGACACCTGA